The segment aaagctccacaagcgccaccggtggatgaaacaagccctaaattgtaatgccctgtgaatacgggtgcggggcaaaattgttctcattagggctttttttttccgctgatggcgcttgacaaaatgttttttatatagatttcatatagaaaggcttcacaaacgccaccatcggaaaaaaaaacgccctaatgagaacatcctctgaatacgggtgctgtgaTCGTGGTCGTGAGCCTATAACTTTTCTGATATTGAACCAAGAAATTGCAAGAAATAAGAATTAAAGAATACATGTAGTATCATGGTAGAAATACATGGAATAGTATaagtaaaaataacaataaattagtAAGTGGAATAATACTACATCTGTACATACGTCTGCTTAACATCCCTTAACAAGGTCAATATGGATCGAAAACTCAAAGAGTTAGTAGACATAGAAGACTTTGAGagtcttaaaaaattaattcctaAAGCCGACATATCcgaggtaaataaaaaatacgacTTTCTGTATAGTAATAAAATCAAAGACCCACATCAATTGATCTCTAATGTTTAATGTATGATGTAAAAATTCTGAAGTTGAGttgtaatatttttctcatttgaCTTGGTAATAGAAAATTCATTAATGAATTTGTCTATAAAATGCTATTGCTATTGAATTATTTGTCTCATGAATATTACCAATAactgatttaatttatacacgtgcaacaagaaaataaaaaatacctaacttaattttcattgttaactAGATATCTAGTTGCATTAATCTGCCATGTTTTTACGTAAAGCCCTTGCAAACaaacttataaaattttgaatagtTATCCTTATTTTATCTTACACATCATAGATAATCTGtttaaagatgaaaataaacttcaaacgcaattttaatatttctattttttagcTCTGTAATTTGGTGCTCTCACGTTTAACACAAAATCATATAGTCAATTTAATAGATCACGTATTGAATGGTTTCTCAAATACAGAACAATGCCAATCGAAGAAACGAAAATTGATAGAATGtgtattaaaagaaataaaaaaattgaaagtaaCAAGTACACATGCAGGTACTTTGGTCAACAGAATTGTCAGAGATTTTCCAAAATGgacaaaattacatttaacaaaattagtGGAATATTGCCTCGTCAGTATTCAGAAAAATGACGATGAGTTTTTTtggtgattattattattttaaaatttttattaattttttacttttgttgtgtttatttaattatttattatttaaaagttggaaaGATGTCTTGCCACTTATACTACAAATTCTAGAGGAAGAAAAATACATAAGTTACAAAGGCAACGAAGTCTCGGGAGCTGATTACAAATCCCTTGTTATCAAGGCAATCTGCAGTCAGCCATGGGAACTTGGAATATTAACTTCTCTAGCTCAAATGTTTGGTGAAATTTGTATGACAAAAAATGATCTTGAATTCGCAATTCGTGCTCTTTGTGATAAAACCCTTGAAGTTGAGCCAAACGAGTTACCACCACTTGTCCATCAGCTTCTTCGTTTAACAAACAATTCAAATGGTCGACTTGTGATCGAAACTCTccagaaatatttttcaaaacaatattCAGAGGCTGCTGAGAGTGCCAATACAGAGAGTATCGATTGCAttggtaaaaatgaaaaaataaatctaatcAAAGCAAaacttcaaaataaaaaaaaaaaatctgtaatTTCTCATTTATTCtgtatcaatttgttttttctaggCCAAGTAAGCTTGAAAGAAATTCAAGAAATAGAAAGTACGGTTCTTTATCACATTCATCAATCAGCACTACTCAACCATTCAAGCTTgaaagaatttataaaaaacttgaaaggTATAACGCATGCACCAGAATTCATACTGAATCCGTTCTCACTGTCCGTATTATTATTGGTATCGAATATTTATGAAGatcaaatatttgaaataattaaacaagcTATATCACGGAAAATTCAGGACGATGAGAAACGAAAATCTCATGCTTGGATGAAAGAAGTACTTCCAGAGAACTGGAAAGTCATGGATATAATGGAGCAAGTTATTGACAATAGCAACAAAGATCGTCACTTAGTTTTGAAAGGTCTTGTTGACCTTTCATTTGTGTTGTTAGAATCTGGCAAAACAAAAGATAATGAAGTTAATAAAATGCACGAAATTGGAAtgcaaataatacaaaaattgattaaaaaacgACACGAAATTGGGTCAACCGTTTTGCAAAAGTTAACTGATAAAATAGTGTCAGGTGGTACATTTGTTTCACAGTACACTGAGTGTTTAGCTTATATGTGTCGCAAATCAACGATTATCGTGTTAGATTCTCTTGTGTGGGTATCAGCTTTGCTTGATAATTTACTATCGATACCTGGTGAGTCAGCAACCCAGGTATTATATGCAACATTACCACTAATGCGAATATCACCAAGTATCCGAGACACTCTTGTCGTTATTCTTCGAAAAGCTTTGTATAGAAAAGGTGTTTGCGTACGAAAAATGGCAGTAACTggatttcttcaatttttaagtaatttgAAAATTGCTCCTTTCAGCTTGAGCCAATCTAGTAGCAGTACTAACACCACTAATTCTAGCTCGATATTTACCCAAGCAACTGTTGAGCGTAGCACCCAAAGTTTAAAAGCAAATTCAAAATGTAATGCTTCGTTTTGTCAAGAAATTTtaggtattttaaaaaaatgtttttctcATGAATATGAAGTGCGTCAACATTTGTACAGTGGTTTGTATGATGCTGTTTGCTGCAATTCAGAATTGGCTGAACCAATAATCGACATGTTACTTAGTCACTTAAATAACTATTATGAAAACGATGAAGACATTCAGCCACCattgaattttcataaatgCTCAAGTACAATTGGTTCCGAGGCAGTTCTACAAGAACCAATAGGTGACTTGGTATTTGTCTTGCAGAAAATTTACTGCAAAATTGCTGTCAAAGAATCATGCTCAATTGATAAACTGGCTCTTGTTCTCGCATCAATTTGTCGTAGAATAACTCAAACGGAAGTTGGCCATCTTGGTATTGATGATGGAACTGATCTCTTTGATAATGTACCAAAAGCTCAACAAAaagttttatcaataaaactcATGTTAACTGTTACTGAAGCACTCATCGCCTATCGCATTGGTAGCTGGAGCAAAGAATTAACAGCAGTAACTGGACTCAACAATATGTTCAAGGCATACTATACACTTGTTGAATTTTGTAAACGTGTTGTAAAACCAAGAActggtaataataaaaataaaaaagacaaagatcctgatacaacaattaaaaaaactggTGGTCGTACTGGTACAATTAGACTTCCTACAACAATTATTgatcttgaaataattaaaaaattattaagtttgCTTTATGATTCGGATATAGCTTGGGCAACATGTGAACAAATAAACCTTGCCAGAAAACGTCCtgaatttcataaatatgTTTTACGAATTTGTATGCATGTTTTTCAAGTAGCAAAGCAACTTAAAAACATTGAGCGACAAAAATATCGTgaaaaccaaataaaaaactatttcgATGTTGGTGAAATactttataaacaatttattgctGATTTGGAAGGTGTCCGAGGATTTGAAGAAGAAGTCGCCATACTGGGGCTTGAATGTTTCAAAGATTTTATCGACACAATGTACTCACTGTTCCCTACATATTTGTCAAAGTATTATGcgattattgttgatgttgaggTAAATAAGGGACTTGTTTCTCAAGTCTCAAGATTATTAACATTTCTAcaagattttataaatagattTTACGAATTGCAAGTCGATGAAGATGAAGAGGACGAAGAAtctatttctaaaaaaatacctttacttctttttgaaataatttcattgttgatcaagaaaaatataactgCTGATGGACCATACGAGGAAACTTTTAAATGGCTCATTGAAATGTCAAAGTCGAATAAAGTTGATGACTCTGTTGctgttataatttttgaattaatagcAATCATTGAAGACCGTGATGACGACTATGGAAAAATTCTTGACTCCGTCTGTATTGAGTTGTCGAAAAAATTAGGCACCATTGACAATGTAGTAATATCAATTCGAGAAAGTTACCCAACACTGAAGG is part of the Aphidius gifuensis isolate YNYX2018 linkage group LG1, ASM1490517v1, whole genome shotgun sequence genome and harbors:
- the LOC122850311 gene encoding Fanconi anemia group I protein, which codes for MDRKLKELVDIEDFESLKKLIPKADISELCNLVLSRLTQNHIVNLIDHVLNGFSNTEQCQSKKRKLIECVLKEIKKLKVTSTHAGTLVNRIVRDFPKWTKLHLTKLVEYCLVSIQKNDDEFFCWKDVLPLILQILEEEKYISYKGNEVSGADYKSLVIKAICSQPWELGILTSLAQMFGEICMTKNDLEFAIRALCDKTLEVEPNELPPLVHQLLRLTNNSNGRLVIETLQKYFSKQYSEAAESANTESIDCIGQVSLKEIQEIESTVLYHIHQSALLNHSSLKEFIKNLKGITHAPEFILNPFSLSVLLLVSNIYEDQIFEIIKQAISRKIQDDEKRKSHAWMKEVLPENWKVMDIMEQVIDNSNKDRHLVLKGLVDLSFVLLESGKTKDNEVNKMHEIGMQIIQKLIKKRHEIGSTVLQKLTDKIVSGGTFVSQYTECLAYMCRKSTIIVLDSLVWVSALLDNLLSIPGESATQVLYATLPLMRISPSIRDTLVVILRKALYRKGVCVRKMAVTGFLQFLSNLKIAPFSLSQSSSSTNTTNSSSIFTQATVERSTQSLKANSKCNASFCQEILGILKKCFSHEYEVRQHLYSGLYDAVCCNSELAEPIIDMLLSHLNNYYENDEDIQPPLNFHKCSSTIGSEAVLQEPIGDLVFVLQKIYCKIAVKESCSIDKLALVLASICRRITQTEVGHLGIDDGTDLFDNVPKAQQKVLSIKLMLTVTEALIAYRIGSWSKELTAVTGLNNMFKAYYTLVEFCKRVVKPRTGNNKNKKDKDPDTTIKKTGGRTGTIRLPTTIIDLEIIKKLLSLLYDSDIAWATCEQINLARKRPEFHKYVLRICMHVFQVAKQLKNIERQKYRENQIKNYFDVGEILYKQFIADLEGVRGFEEEVAILGLECFKDFIDTMYSLFPTYLSKYYAIIVDVEVNKGLVSQVSRLLTFLQDFINRFYELQVDEDEEDEESISKKIPLLLFEIISLLIKKNITADGPYEETFKWLIEMSKSNKVDDSVAVIIFELIAIIEDRDDDYGKILDSVCIELSKKLGTIDNVVISIRESYPTLKEMTMHQVHNILNNLIKTKLDNSSWILGRLKAENIISVSPGMGDELHREKIKEKERILCKQLSYQTHTLQLLANSAIDPGPNTEALFKNLHQLYSILNHLTKYFNNKSSLQNAAFQAVRFIQVVELAGKLLKATFYNLITHTEGNHISSRKADAQTLRNKVLKETKFIPKVVYEIEQFQKEILALGKKTGVPLDGYIKHSVTRDFRISHPQLVEGLEKLDGSQMMTQATIQHNQSTRDSNLDDLSDASTSHTSNMEIDSEGPPRKKTRKSR